The following are from one region of the Quercus robur chromosome 1, dhQueRobu3.1, whole genome shotgun sequence genome:
- the LOC126730264 gene encoding mitochondrial import inner membrane translocase subunit Tim9: MDKSMLADLDTLPEEDKIRMSTMIDQLQIRDSLRMYNSLVERCFNDCVDTFKHKSLQKQEETCVRRCAEKFLKHSMRVGLRFAELNQGAATQD, encoded by the exons ATGGACAAGAGCATGCTAGCAGATCTGGACACTCTTCCTGAGGAAGATAAGATCAGAATGTCCACAATGATCGACCAGCTCCAGATCCGTGACAG CTTGAGGATGTACAATTCACTTGTGGAGAGATGCTTTAATGACTGCGTGGACACCTTTAAGCACAAATCCTTGCAAAAGCAAGAGGAAACCTGTGTGCGTCGATGTGCTGAGAAGTTTCTAAAACATTCAATGCGTGTTGGCCTGAGGTTTGCAGAACTCAACCAAGGAGCAGCCACACAAGATTGA
- the LOC126730280 gene encoding G-type lectin S-receptor-like serine/threonine-protein kinase LECRK1 — MGSISFSVLFLLTMSLLAVDVKAQQNHSNVIPLGSSLYPIANRTSWLSPSGLFAFGFYPQGNGFAIGIWLVNQTESTIVWTANRDYPPVSSNATLNLTSDGLLLRTEQGEEILIVNSSQDKFYLFAGSASMLDSGNFVLYDDTPRVVWESFHFPTDTILGGQNLSNGKDLVSSVSRSDHSNGSYCLRMLDDGNLVSYPVNNTYISENAYWKISYDYDHICSYNNRCFKNDGTFGNSIKLSLDQRGLLSLANSSSHIYTLANNSYLGMKETVIYRAILDSDGIFKLYSHHFFGNTSSRVSLVWSALQDQCEVKGFCGFNSYCKGVGSIAECRCFPGFEFMNSGNKCLGCYKMGCKDGCSSSNDSMIPYDIIAQPNISWGDFPYSMVRTEQENCKKSCLGDSICGAALFYMNGTCTKYKLPLRYGRSQNSSAIAFFKVIGKNGPDHPPPFPGILMDSKKKMILILSLTLGSNALLCSAIAISCFFIYRHQVHRYRKLSLENVNLEFAENFTLRSFSYNELEHATDGFKEALGKGSFGSVYKGYLSEANNSIAVKRLEKFVEEGEREFRAEMTAIGRTHHRNLVQLLGFCIEGSRKLLVYEYMSNGSLAYLLFKTKERPLWRERVRIALEVARGVFYLHQECEVNIIHGNLKPQNILMDENRTPKISDFGLARLLVPNQKRNITTDIEGSSGYSAPEWEKNALISIKVDIFSYGMMLLEIVCCRSNIEVNVSTADEILLSNWVYNCLVAGELNKLVEDENVDIKTLERMVKVGLWCVQEDPALRPPMKDIILMLEGTMDIEVPPSPAISHS; from the coding sequence ATGGGTTCTATATCTTTTTCTGTTCTCTTCTTACTAACAATGTCCTTACTTGCCGTTGATGTAAAAGCCCAGCAAAACCATTCCAATGTGATACCCTTAGGCTCTTCTCTTTACCCTATTGCTAACCGTACTTCATGGCTCTCACCTTCTGGCCTTTTTGCCTTCGGTTTCTATCCACAAGGCAATGGTTTCGCCATAGGAATATGGCTGGTTAATCAAACAGAGAGCACAATTGTCTGGACTGCAAATCGTGATTACCCGCCTGTCTCCTCAAATGCTACATTGAACTTAACAAGTGATGGGCTTCTGCTTCGCACTGAGCAAGGTGAAGAAATTCTCATAGTGAACTCTTCACAAGATAAGTTCTATTTATTTGCGGGTTCAGCATCTATGCTTGATTCTGGTAATTTTGTGCTCTACGACGACACTCCTCGTGTTGTTTGGGAAAGTTTTCATTTCCCAACAGACACCATATTAGGAGGTCAGAATCTGTCTAATGGCAAGGATTTGGTGTCTAGTGTATCTAGATCAGACCACTCAAATGGAAGTTATTGTCTCAGGATGCTGGACGATGGAAACCTTGTTTCCTATCCTGTTAACAATACATATATTTCAGAAAATGCTTATTGGAAAATATCATATGATTATGATCATATCTGCAGCTACAATAACCGATGTTTTAAGAATGATGGGACTTTTGGCAATTCTATCAAGCTCAGTCTTGACCAAAGGGGTCTACTAAGCTTAGCCAATAGCAGTTCCCACATATACACTTTGGCCAATAATTCTTACCTTGGCATGAAAGAAACTGTTATCTATCGTGCCATACTTGATTCTGACGGAATTTTCAAGTTGTATTCACACCACTTTTTCGGCAATACTAGCTCAAGGGTGTCCTTGGTGTGGTCTGCTTTGCAAGATCAATGTGAAGTGAAAGGTTTTTGTGGCTTCAACAGTTACTGCAAAGGCGTGGGCTCCATAGCTGAATGTCGATGTTTTCCTGGATTTGAGTTCATGAACAGCGGGAATAAGTGTTTGGGCTGCTATAAAATGGGCTGCAAAGATGGTTGTAGCAGCAGTAATGATTCAATGATACCATACGACATTATTGCTCAGCCGAATATATCCTGGGGCGATTTTCCTTATTCAATGGTACGTACAGAGCAGGAAAATTGTAAAAAGTCTTGCCTTGGAGATTCTATTTGTGGGGCTGCATTATTTTACATGAATGGCACTTGCACAAAATATAAGCTTCCACTTAGATATGGTAGAAGTCAAAATTCGTCAGCTATAGCTTTCTTTAAGGTGATTGGGAAAAATGGTCCAGACCATCCCCCTCCATTTCCGGGAATATTGATGGATAGCAAAAAAAAGATGATTTTGATTCTTTCACTAACTTTGGGTTCCAATGCATTGTTGTGTTCTGCAATTGCAATATCTTGTTTCTTCATATATAGACATCAAGTTCATAGGTACAGAAAGCTGTCGTTGGAAAATGTGAATCTGGAATTTGCAGAAAATTTTACCTTGCGTTCATTTTCTTACAATGAGCTTGAGCATGCAACAGATGGATTCAAGGAAGCGTTAGGTAAGGGTTCATTTGGATCGGTTTATAAAGGGTATTTATCTGAAGCTAACAACAGTATTGCTGTTAAGAGGTTAGAGAAATTTGTGGAAGAAGGGGAAAGGGAGTTTCGAGCTGAAATGACTGCCATTGGACGAACTCATCACAGAAACTTAGTTCAGTTGCTTGGTTTCTGTATTGAGGGATCTAGAAAGCTTCTTGTTTATGAATACATGAGCAATGGTTCACTTGCATATCTTCTCTTCAAGACTAAAGAGCGCCCACTTTGGAGGGAAAGAGTGAGAATTGCACTAGAAGTGGCTAGAGGGGTCTTCTATCTACATCAAGAGTGTGAAGTCAATATCATCCATGGTAATctaaaaccccaaaatatacTCATGGATGAAAATCGGACTCCAAAGATCTCAGACTTTGGATTGGCGAGGCTATTAGTGCcaaatcaaaagagaaatatcACCACGGATATTGAAGGGTCAAGTGGGTACTCAGCACCTGAATGGGAGAAAAATGCCCTGATATCAATAAAAGTGGACATTTTCAGTTACGGGATGATGCTTTTGGAGATTGTATGTTGCAGAAGCAACATAGAAGTGAATGTTTCAACAGCAGATGAGATTCTTCTATCTAACTGGGTATATAATTGCCTTGTGGCTGGAGAGTTGAATAAGCTTGTGGAAGATGAAAATGTAGACATAAAGACACTAGAAAGGATGGTGAAGGTGGGCTTGTGGTGCGTTCAAGAAGATCCGGCTCTGCGTCCTCCAATGAAGGATATAATCCTGATGTTGGAGGGGACAATGGATATAGAGGTCCCTCCATCTCCAGCTATTTCTCATTCTTGA